One Coffea arabica cultivar ET-39 chromosome 5c, Coffea Arabica ET-39 HiFi, whole genome shotgun sequence DNA window includes the following coding sequences:
- the LOC113690866 gene encoding uncharacterized protein isoform X2: MDLQVRNRGRGRPTRQHPEGGSEREPEVNPDHGQGNVAGDPVATAINRITDVLERMTEHQAHGAVHQQGGPIDYEDRALERFLKFGPPKFYGGPEPEVAKGWWERISDIFAALNYTEERQVTFAAFQFEGAARSWWNLIRVNWDRNHIPRTWANFTREFNAKFLPPLIQEKREDDFIKCKQGAMSVAEYEVQFTKLSRFAPELIATEQRRVRRFVQGLNVEIQEGLAAVRIDTFADAVERAQRVEVARTQVKTYQAKKRFAPSSSREPTYTNAPLAKVGRETGARGAGGRNNGTNGGPNGRDQPRNAPQGSRAITFLGTCGYCKKPGHTEAGCWRKAGKCLKCGSSEHQIASCPKIQEDNTLNDEPANIRENRPKVPTRVYAINDQPVPDSSEAVEGSGN, encoded by the coding sequence ATGGATCTACAAGTTAGAAATAGAGGACGTGGGAGACCAACTAGGCAACACCCCGAGGGTGGGAGTGAGAGGGAACCTGAGGTCAACCCAGACCATGGTCAGGGAAACGTGGCCGGAGATCCAGTGGCTACCGCAATCAATAGAATAACTGATGTGTTAGAGCGCATGACTGAGCATCAAGCCCATGGAGCGGTGCATCAGCAAGGAGGCCCAATCGATTATGAGGATCGGGCATTAGAGAGATTCCTGAAGTTTGGACCTCCTAAGTTCTACGGAGGCCCAGAACCTGAGGTAGCCAAAGGTTGGTGGGAAAGGATCTCTGATATTTTTGCCGCTCTAAATTACACGGAAGAGAGGCAAGTGACTTTTGCAGCATTCCAGTTTGAAGGAGCtgctcgttcctggtggaacctaATTAGGGTCAATTGGGACAGGAATCATATTCccaggacttgggcgaacttcacaagggagttcaacgccaaatttcttccacctctcattcaagaaaagagagaggacgacttcataaaatgtaaacaaggggcgatgagtgtcgccgaatatgaagTCCAGTTCACAAAATTGTCCCgatttgctcctgaactgatagccACGGAACAAAGGCGTGTccggaggtttgtgcaaggacTAAACGTGGAAATTCAGGAGGGATTAGCTGCTGTTCGGATAGATACATTTGCTGATGCTGTAGAAAGAGCTCAAAGGGTTGAAGTTGCTAGAACTCAAGTAAAAACTTACCaggccaagaaaagatttgCACCTAGCAGCAGTCGGGAGCCGACTTATACAAATGCTCCACTGGCCAAAGTGGGTCGAGAAACTGGTGCCAGAGGTGCCGGAGgaagaaataatggaactaACGGGGGACCAAATGGAAGAGATCAACCTAGGAACGCCCCACAAGGAAGTCGTGCGATAACTTTCCTGGGAACTTGTGGGTATTGCAAGAAACCTGGACATACCGAGGCCGGTTGCTGGAGGAAAGCAGGAAAGTGCTTGAAGTGTGGAAGCAGCGAGCACCAAATTGCCAGTTGCCCGAAAATACAAGAGGATAATACCCTGAATGATGAACCAGCCAACATTAGAGAGAATAGGCCGAAAGTTCCTACCAGGGTTTACGCTATAAATGACCAACCTGTACCTGATTCTTCGGAAGCCGTGGAAG
- the LOC113690866 gene encoding uncharacterized protein isoform X1 — translation MDLQVRNRGRGRPTRQHPEGGSEREPEVNPDHGQGNVAGDPVATAINRITDVLERMTEHQAHGAVHQQGGPIDYEDRALERFLKFGPPKFYGGPEPEVAKGWWERISDIFAALNYTEERQVTFAAFQFEGAARSWWNLIRVNWDRNHIPRTWANFTREFNAKFLPPLIQEKREDDFIKCKQGAMSVAEYEVQFTKLSRFAPELIATEQRRVRRFVQGLNVEIQEGLAAVRIDTFADAVERAQRVEVARTQVKTYQAKKRFAPSSSREPTYTNAPLAKVGRETGARGAGGRNNGTNGGPNGRDQPRNAPQGSRAITFLGTCGYCKKPGHTEAGCWRKAGKCLKCGSSEHQIASCPKIQEDNTLNDEPANIRENRPKVPTRVYAINDQPVPDSSEAVEGFCEDAEFDSQLDI, via the coding sequence ATGGATCTACAAGTTAGAAATAGAGGACGTGGGAGACCAACTAGGCAACACCCCGAGGGTGGGAGTGAGAGGGAACCTGAGGTCAACCCAGACCATGGTCAGGGAAACGTGGCCGGAGATCCAGTGGCTACCGCAATCAATAGAATAACTGATGTGTTAGAGCGCATGACTGAGCATCAAGCCCATGGAGCGGTGCATCAGCAAGGAGGCCCAATCGATTATGAGGATCGGGCATTAGAGAGATTCCTGAAGTTTGGACCTCCTAAGTTCTACGGAGGCCCAGAACCTGAGGTAGCCAAAGGTTGGTGGGAAAGGATCTCTGATATTTTTGCCGCTCTAAATTACACGGAAGAGAGGCAAGTGACTTTTGCAGCATTCCAGTTTGAAGGAGCtgctcgttcctggtggaacctaATTAGGGTCAATTGGGACAGGAATCATATTCccaggacttgggcgaacttcacaagggagttcaacgccaaatttcttccacctctcattcaagaaaagagagaggacgacttcataaaatgtaaacaaggggcgatgagtgtcgccgaatatgaagTCCAGTTCACAAAATTGTCCCgatttgctcctgaactgatagccACGGAACAAAGGCGTGTccggaggtttgtgcaaggacTAAACGTGGAAATTCAGGAGGGATTAGCTGCTGTTCGGATAGATACATTTGCTGATGCTGTAGAAAGAGCTCAAAGGGTTGAAGTTGCTAGAACTCAAGTAAAAACTTACCaggccaagaaaagatttgCACCTAGCAGCAGTCGGGAGCCGACTTATACAAATGCTCCACTGGCCAAAGTGGGTCGAGAAACTGGTGCCAGAGGTGCCGGAGgaagaaataatggaactaACGGGGGACCAAATGGAAGAGATCAACCTAGGAACGCCCCACAAGGAAGTCGTGCGATAACTTTCCTGGGAACTTGTGGGTATTGCAAGAAACCTGGACATACCGAGGCCGGTTGCTGGAGGAAAGCAGGAAAGTGCTTGAAGTGTGGAAGCAGCGAGCACCAAATTGCCAGTTGCCCGAAAATACAAGAGGATAATACCCTGAATGATGAACCAGCCAACATTAGAGAGAATAGGCCGAAAGTTCCTACCAGGGTTTACGCTATAAATGACCAACCTGTACCTGATTCTTCGGAAGCCGTGGAAG
- the LOC140007221 gene encoding uncharacterized protein encodes MASVFIAWFLTSDASAKNHIRVILPIVVCWFIWLARNRERFQGGRWEVNGIIRDVDNFIEQLGKANRLSRSQFRGDADCEWLRLVRGHPRRRSPCAIAWTKPPCGKLKLNSDASVIQGKATGGGLLRDYQGKLIFAFYKEFGDQGVLEAECMALLVGLQLCHQRGVVPSLVEGFSAAIYNVFREANVPADRLAAVGLMGSQVFDQGHQVPAIVRSAILLDSWGVPGVRWFSEDV; translated from the exons ATGGCTTCGGTTTTCATTGCTTGGTTTCTAACTTCAGATGCATCGGCGAAGAATCATATTAGGGTGATATTGCCAATTGTGGTGTGTTGGTTTATCTGGTTGGCTAGGAACCGGGAGCGTTTTCAAGGAGGGCGTTGGGAGGTCAACGGGATAATTCGAGATGTGGATAATTTTATAGAACAGTTGGGGAAGGCTAATAGGCTTAGTCGGTCCCAGTTCAGGGGTGATGCAGATTGTGAGTGGCTGCGGTTAGTCAGAGGTCATCCTAGGCGAAGGTCCCCATGTGCGATTGCCTGGACTAAGCCGCCCTGTGGAAAGTTAAAATTGAATTCGGACGCCAGTGTGATTCAAGGGAAGGCCACGGGTGGGGGGCTGCTGCGTGACTATCAGGGGAAattgatttttgcattttataAGGAGTTTGGGGATCAGGGGGTGTTAGAGGCAGAGTGTATGGCGCTCCTGGTTGGGTTGCAGTTGTGTCATCAACGAGGGGTGGTTCCTTCGTTGGTTGAG GGTTTTTCTGCTGCCATCTACAATGTTTTCCGGGAGGCCAATGTACCCGCAGATAGGCTTGCAGCAGTTGGGTTAATGGGTTCCCAGGTGTTTGATCAGGGTCACCAAGTGCCGGCGATTGTTCGGTCTGCCATCTTATTGGATTCATGGGGAGTGCCAGGGGTGAGGTGGTTCAGTGAGGATGTTTAG